The sequence below is a genomic window from Lycium ferocissimum isolate CSIRO_LF1 chromosome 9, AGI_CSIRO_Lferr_CH_V1, whole genome shotgun sequence.
TTCTCATAAAGAATGGACTTGAACTTTATACTTATGTATTGACTTCATGGAGCACTTCATTGGAATTTGGTTTGTGGAAAAATGGAACTGTTTAACCTGTGGTGCAGTGATTATGCGCTAACTGGGAAGCATACAGGAAAATATTGTCCCTTGAGAATTCATATCCATGCCAAACTAGAAATATATGTGGAAAAATCCATTGAAAATATTAGTACCAAACACCGAGTAAAACATTTATCTTATTAATTGCTATCTTTTCAGTCTCAAATAGGTGCCATGCTTGGAATAGTGATATGTTAATCTGGTAGATTCAATTATACAATAAATATTTCTCCCTCAGTAATATGTGACCAAATGAAGTGGGATATACTGAGTATGGGAAGAACAGCTACCAACACACAATCAATGAACATTCGATTGTTAAAATTCCCCATCAGTTTCCCCCCCAGGGCTTTGGTCTAGTGGTCCAGTGGTAAGAACGCAGTTTGTGATGTGTGGATTAGGCACGTGTCACGGGTTTgcctggtatttaagtggagaagggtagaggggCGGGCCCGTTATCCATTGAGTTTCAAACCTTGTGCCATTGACCCTCGGGGATTTCTCAGTTATCAAAAGAGATTCTCCATCAGTTCTATGGACCAAATAAAATGGGGCAGAAGGAATGCAAGGCGAGTACCTACCAaaaaaattgatgaatatttgGCTGTAGTGTGATTCTTTGACTAAATTTACTTTCCGTATTAGAGCTACATTCTGACACTTTAGTTACAGGTTCGTGCAACTCCTGGTCATACATTGGGTTGTGTTACCTATGTTACAGGAGATGGACCCAATCAGCCTCAACCAAGGATGGCATTTACCGGTGATGCTCTTCTGATACGGGGATGTGGAAGGACAGACTTTCAGGTATATCCTATTGATGTAATATGTCATTTAAGCTGAATTGTACTGAACATTTGACCAAAAGGAGATTTGAGAGTGtgtgatcattttttttttttttttttgtgatggAAAATAAAAGCTGCACACCAGCTGAGAAACTAGAGTGTATCATTTTTTGgtgcatcttcttgatgctttTTAATGAGTCTACTCTTGCTTCATTAttagccaaaagaaaaaaagaaaaagaggaattGAGAGTGTGTGCCAGCTCATTTAAATGCTCTGCAATGAACAATTTTGATCAATTTCTAGCTTACAAAGGTTAATGATGCTCTAATATAGAGTGTTCTTGAGGCTAGTTAGTGCTCCTTTTGCCGTTGTGACCAGGAAAGGAAGGATTAGGtgaagaaaaccatagaaaagTGATGTCATCTATAACATATTTGGATTTTATAATATCTGAAGGATGGGGTTGATGCTGGTTGGGGCCAAAGAAAAGATTAGATGAAGAAAACTATTGAAAATGTCAAGTCTTTAACACGCTATTTGGACTTTATAATATTCCTTGATGAAAATTTGAGACAGAAATGTCGTCCAGTGACTCCGGTCTACTTGAttaaatcaagaacaaataatTATGATACCAATTTACTATAAACTGGTCTTGGATGTTGTGCAATTTACATGGTTAAATCAAGCTCTAACAACTATATGTTACACAAATCTCAAATCTCTAGTTGGCCAAGGCTGCCAGTGtcctctttttttaaaaagcaatTGATTAAAGAAACTTTCACATAACATTTTTGTTCGAAAAATGGTAGTCTTTACTTGTTAGTAGTTTGAGGTGGACCTCAGGAAATGAAATGACATTTTCTGCCTTTTAGTACCAAATTTTACTCATCTTTTCTTACTTAACTGCAGGGTGGAAGTTCAGACAGTTTATATGATTCTGTTCATTCACAGGTATTACtacctgaaaaaaaaaaaaaaaaatgtaatgcTGAATATCCGTTCTTTTCTTATCCTCAATATTGCTGATTCATCATCACTTTGTGTGAGCAGATTTTCACATTGCCCAAAGACACACTAGTATATCCTGCTCATGACTACAAGGGATTCACCGTAAGGATACACCTATCATCTTTTTCCTGTTTATATAGTTGCATTTTCAAACTTGTTTACACTTGTGTATTTCATTTTCAGGTCAGCACAGTGGGGGAGGAGATGCTTTACAATCCACGCTTATCAAAAGATAAGGTACTTCTGTTAGTAGTTCTTACTTAGTTTTAATTTCATGCTAAGCTCGGCCCCTTGTGGCTAAAGTGTAGGGGAACTTGCCGAATCCACATTGCTTTGTAGGTGAAAAGTAGGACGAGAAAAGATTCGTCCTATAAAAGTGGACAAAAACTATGTTGctcggatccttcaaaaatgtTGCCGGGTGTAGGGGCGGAGCCACAGTGGTGATTACGGGTTCTGCAGAACCCAGTAACTTTAGCTCAACCCTTGTATTTTTGTTAAGAAACTTAATTTAAAATGTAAAGTTAATCTACCCATAACCCTgcaagtaaaaaaaattgtggtcTATAACCTATAGACTAAAAATCTTGGCTCCGCCTCTGGACTGGTGTGTGTCGAATCCTCCAAAGGTtttgcatttttggaggatccaacagGAGGTGCAGTGGCATTTTTTGGAGGATTGAGCAAACATAGGACAAAATTGTTAGTGTAGATAatcttatttttgttttcacTTATTTGTCGTTCAATTAGTCTCTACTTATCCTGCAGCTGTGAAAAGGCTTCTAGTTGCTTTCCATTTGCATAATTGAGTCGACTGTAGTTACATACTAATGCGTCCGTTGTTTATTTATCTCTCTTTTCTTAGAAAACCTTGTTCAATTCTTGTTTCTCATGTTTGCTTAAAAAACCAATTTTGCAGGGaacattcaagaatatcatGCAAAGTGAGTAAACCATTcaaattctttcctttttcccctCACAATAACTTTGTATATTTAATTGCTTACGAAAGCACTTCTTTCCTGACAGATTTGAATTTGGCATATCCAAAAATGATCGACGTAGCAGTTCCGTCTAACATGGTTTGTGGATTGCAAGAGATGAAATCTGATCTCTGATTTGATTGATCCTTTCAAGATGTGCCAGAGGCCGTAAATTGAGAGCAGGGTATACACATCTGGAAATAAAAACTGACTAGTATGTTTAAGAGGAAGTGTTGAATATTGGTTTATCCAATGAGTTCTCCAAGAGCTTTCCTGTGATAATATGAATCTTGAGTGTTTATGTGATACTTCATAATGTGAATAatgattaatttttatttacgtcttcttcttcttagttGGTTGCTCCAAAGTTGTAGTTAAATAATTTGGATGGAAGATTATCATTGCATTAGGACAGCAAATGGAAAATGACAAAATGTTACTGTCCATTCTGTCAAAAGTTCCTATATTGTGTGCCTTCTTTAAGCCACAAGCTTACTTGTTTATGTCTATGGTTGTAATATGAATACTGGAGTATTACAGAAGAGAGTTAGAAAATTGTTCAGGAGTTAGGAAAAATGATTTACTGGagagtggatttttttttaaatattacttTTTAAAGATAGATGATAATGTTAGGAGccatttggacatgatttcattttatgagatgaaattctgtttggacatgcaatttggattttttaagttgttttttttattaacacctcacaaattgtgaaaatcatcaaaaaagattcaattcttatacaattttaccaaatgagtaaatcatagtttataataaaattaatacgctactagaagacctttgtaaaaaatacaacatcaattgatcaaactttacttcaataaataggaaaatttaacatgaaagtaatgtaactactctttaatataatcctcccacatagtACGAATAATCTCTTCACGCTGAGCATGCATTTCCGTACTAATCTCTTCACGCTGAGCATGCATTTCCCGATCAAATGACCGAAAAGACGAACAAACATTGTTACTTTGAGTCGGTTGCTGGTCaatattttaccaacttgcagattaatatttaatataaatggttggtaaatatatctaccaacttatgggtctttttttataaaatataaacgtatgggttaaattttacctttatattttttgaaatcatgattttaaattccaaatcatgcctttttggacgATTTGGGATTTCATTCCATGattgaaatcgcatgtccaaacgcctacttagcaAATTGCATAACGCTTTGATGAAATTTTGAGTATTAAAGATTAATAATACTCTCTCCGGATCTAAAAAAGTGTctacttagcctttttttcttgggtaaaaaaaagtgactacttatcaaatcaagaaagaattaactttatttttttagatttgtccctattaagtgttatatgattaAATCTTAATGCtcatttaattaggggtagtttaatcaaattatctatttttgtctagAAGTTAGTATTTTTGGGTGTGCAACTGACTaagcgaattttttttttttgatccggagggagcaGTAAAAGTTCTCAAGTGTCGGTAAGAAGAGTAAATgaataattattaaagttataAGAGAAAATCCTAACCGCCCAAAACTATATGTAAAGTTGTAAACACCGGAAAGGTTGCTTTGTCCCTATAAAtttctggaaaatattttttaagatttggTTATATATTGAACtgactttttaaatattttttgaaaatgagtttcaagtttgaaaaagtaattttgaccagttttcaaataaaaattgtttttactcacaaacttatttttatttttattttcaaattaaacgCATTTTCAAATACCTTTAAATGCTCCTactattttttctcaaattttttatttgccCAAATGCATATTAAATGTTGGTGTTGCCAGTTGCCAGTTGCCATCTGCAGCATGAGAGTCACTTTTCTACATTGTCAACACTTATCCAAAAGCCACCAAGAACTTCCTATTttcccctcctttttttttttttgtatctgaCGATTGCACATATCCAAGTGGAAACTCATAATTAGTCAATCATAACGACAAAGCCAACGAACACCAGGTCACTGAGGCAAACAAACATAGCTGATCCAATATTCTAAAGTCAAACCTGTTAGTAATTCTTCCACAACTACAAAGTTCAACTACCACTTTCTTGAAAACTCCAACaactaattttcttgaattcaatcatttgaaagaattcaatgaGTGAAGACAGCAAGAAAAGTCATCTTCGCCACCATCTAGACCGCTTTCTCccccatcaccaccaccaccaccaccaccacggAGACGACCAACCGCCTCCGTCTCAGCCGCCTCCTGAATATGGAACTTTTCCTCAGCCAGTTCCTCCTCCTGGCGCCACGGGGACACCTACACCTGAACACTATGCACATGGTTATCAGGCTGTTCCAGGTTCTTCTTCCACTCTCTGTTCCTATGCTGTCTTCAATATTCATGATCATGATAATTAGAGTCGAATCCAGGATTTTTAGAACATGCCCGGGTGCatcacaccaaaaaaaaaaaaaaaaaaaaaggaaaaaatgtaaaaaagtCAACCGCCGTTCAAGTGCATCATTTGACCTTTTTGCAGCATGATTCTAGCAGTCAATATTATATCTATtttagaatatatatacacacacacacataaaataCCTAATTTTACAGAGAAATCATGGGTTCACGTGTCCCAAATTTTGTACACAAATATGCCCTTGACGATAATTAACTACTGCAATCACAAGCTTGAAAAAATTACTCCTTCCCTGTCCTAATTTatatgaaggtgtttgactggaCGCAGAGTTTAAATGGAAGACTTTTGatacttgtggtctaaaacaagcaaTAGAAATTTTGTGATTagaaatcatctcattaagggtaaaatgaagtgtttaaagttaaattactaCTACTAAACATAGAAAGATATCATTCTTcttgggacaaactaaaaaaaaagagtgtcgcataaattgggatgggGACGAGTCTTTGATTACGGTAGGAGCCACCTTTGTAGGTCAGCAAGATCCAATAGCTTTAGCTCAAACTCtatatttgtgttaaaaaattcatttaatatgtgTAAATAGTCTATCAGAATCCGTTAAGCAAGTAAAGAATGTGATCCAGAACCCATAAGTTAAAAATCCTGGCTGtctttgatgttattttcatggTTTAGGCTGGATTTGACTTTGATATGGACAAGCACAATTGAAATAATAACTTGAAATGAAGCCATAAGAAATTTGTAAGTAGGTTGACAGTGTAAAAATAGGCAAATGCTAAATTTCCATAGAAGCATAATTATAAGGAATTCATATCCCGTAGGCGGGTCCAAGATTTAAATTCGATAGGTTCAATCTTTAGGTTCCTACTGCTGAACTCATTACACTTTTGAAACTTTAGTGATTCTTTAACATATATATCTATCCTCTGTATTGAAAAAGTTGGATTCAGTTGAACCAATTGATTATATTCTTGATTTGCCTATGCCTGTCTTGGCCACAGTTAGTTTATGATTGAAGcctagttgattgattgattagcTACAATTCATCTTGGCGTTACAAATGATGAACTTGATATATCTTAATCTTATTATGAGGGATTAGTCTTACAGGGTTAAGCTTTGTTATATTTTTAAGGCACTATGAAGAGACTATCGTTGAGTTCTATCATTTGGAGCATCAGTATTACTATTTGTTTATCGGAAGTTCGGAACTATTCACTTAAAATATTCTGCCACTTTTCGTGATTTTTTAGGTTATATTGCTCCTGATCCTGAAGGAAGACCTGAGAGAGAGCATCGCCTTCCTTGCTGTGGTATTGGTCTCGGATGGTTCATGTAAGCTCCTCCCCTCCCCCTTAATTAATCAGAActcaaattgaatttcatgttGCTTTATGATTTTAGTAACATATGCTGCTTTCATGCTAGTTATCTTCCATAGCCATATGACTAATACTAGTCTTAAGATTTGCTCAAGAGTATATTGGAGGCTAAGTGAAGGTGTAATCTTTGTAATCCGTTTGCTTTATATTCCATTCTCTCGATTTGTGTCTCCTTTCTCCACAAGAAGATACGCATTTGCTGTTTCTTGTCTTGGTTACCACAGGGTAAATTTTCCTAGCAATTCTAGAGCTAATAGATCCAATCTCCAAACGCATACCATCGAAGTTAAggaaatagaagaagaaaagtaAACAAACGCTCCTGTGCACCCCCGGGATTAGTCggggctcaaagagactcggacacccggtgcttaatcaaaaaaaaagtaaacaaacGCTCTAGACCGTTCCTTGAAAGCATGCGGGAAATTGTGTCCTTGatctttcatattttcttccaagaGAGCGTGTTTTGGGAGAAATTGGTAGCTTGAAAAGAACCCGTGAAAGAGAAAGTGGATTCATTGAACATTGCATTTAGTGGCTTGAGGCTTCAAAGATGCTGGAGATATTCTTTTCACTCTGGGGTTTCTTTGTTCTTCTATTATCTTTATTGGTTGGAAAGGCTTATAAATCTTGCAGCATTCTTGCATTCATTCTCTAAGGAGGAGCTTTTTCACATAATTCTTTTCTCTAGGAAGGACAAAAGCAAACCACTAAAGCATATTTATGTTAATATCATTCATAGCAGTGATAAAGAACAGGCTATAGAACCTGTGATATCAGAATGATGGATGATACAAGAACTTCTATTGAACACTTTAGTCAAATTTGGACTTCTTCATAGTTACTATACTAGATCTGTTGATGTATAGTGAACATTGGTAAAGATTGACGTTAGAAAGTTTGTCTTGCCTGGTATCATCAGTTGATTAAGATACTAAAATCCTGCAATTTGACCTTATGTATTTTGAGGCGTCTCACATTCGACAATACTTTAGCTTTCATTTTGGTTTTTCATTTTGAAGGTTCATTATCGGTTTCCTTCTTGCTGGCATCCCTTGGTATCTAGGTGCATTTGTCCTGCTTTGTGCACAAATTGATCCTCGAGAGAAACCAGGATACATCGTGTGCACCATTGCTGTAAGTCATCTTTTTTATATTAGGCAGTTGTATTAACTTGCTTAAATTATCTTTTGGCTACAACGTCAAGGTTTGAAGCTAATGTGTTGTATTAAATTTGAGACTTTCTTATGCACATGTATGATGTATCTTCTCTATTGTGTATTtgggaaaaggaaaataatacagaataaaatatccaaattaaCTCTTAGTGTATTATTTGGGAAAATTATGATTACTGTTGGTTAAATTTAATCAGAATCTCTATGAATTGAAAACAAAACCATAGTATTCTGCCATTAGCTGACAGGTTAATGCGTCATGTAATAATACTATTGTGTGTTGCAGGCTGTTCTTGCTACTTTTGCCCTCATATTTGGTCTGTCGCACACTTGATTGGAGAGTGGTCATCAATCTGTGTGTATTCATATCGGAACTCTATCTGGCTTGATTAATGTGTATTTTTTCAGATGTAAGTAAAAATTGCATATCTTTGGTTCCTTCTTGTGTTTTAATGAAAGCTTCCAACACTGTTAATGTTCTTTTAAGATCTGCTTGTGAATAGTTTGCTGTAATTGTGGCAAGAGTATGCATTTGTAAGTACTGGTAATCAAGTGAAATCCTGTTACTTATATTTTGCACCAGAACTCACCAGAAACTGTAAATTAACTTATTACCAATGGGTTAGATTCAACGGAACTTTCTTGTGCTTGGTGAACAGAGTTATCAAGTATTTGTGTTGGTGGAAGCCGGAAGGTAGAACAGTCAAGGTTCGCATAAATTGGCCAAACACTACcatcataataataatttttgaaaatattgtgcGGATAAAGGTGGGAAAAAACATCCCAGTATTTAAGGTAGGAGTTGATCTCCTCTGCCTTTTGTATTGGAGGAATTGTTTTTGATAAGAAATGCAATGATTCAAAAAAGATTTGGGTCAACTTGTAAAGGTTATAATGAGTGTAAGTCAAAAAGGTTGGATCAACTTGGGTTATATTGCTAGCTCAAATCATTCCATGAGTGTTTTTTGGCCAAGGacatagaaaagaaaaatgatattAAATGTAAGCATATTTTAACATGTTCAATAAATCATGTTTTAGTAACTTATTTCTGTGATTAAAGTtaaaaaatcaatcaaacaaacaagtagaaaatcagtttttcagTTGGGCTTATAACTCACTCCTTTAGATCCAACTCATTTTGACTAAAACAAATGTGTTGTTTTGCACAAATAACCACTTTTGTGGCATTTTATTTAGCACTTTGTATTCTAGAAGTTGCACAAATGTGTTCTATCAAATCGAACTGTTCTATCAAATCGAACACATTTGGATTCAAGTGGTCGAATGGTTGGTTTAAGCTGAACGTGACCAATCAATGTTCAAAGATTGAAAGATGAGTTGTGGTgaacaaaattcttttcaaCTGTGTAATGTACATCTTAATTTAATCGATATTTTGGTGCTAATTGCTAATTTTTCTCGTACCATTATGCCGGTGTAAAGAAAAATATTGTATTAAAATTGACAGAGTGTTTAGGATTCTCGAGCTTTTCTTATTCTTATTCTAATATTTCTCGCATTAAAATGACAAAAGAACATACAACACCATACAATGTAATCCGACAAGTGGGTTTGAGAAGGATATTGTGTACGCACACTTTTTCCCTATCTTATAGGGGTAGAaaggttgtttctgatagacacttaccaaaaaaagaaaaagaaaatattttaaaccagttttgaaaaaagaaaatacgaAAATGAAGAAACcatgacaaataaaaatgataaaagaacattttgaaaaatattaatcgatgtttccttttcactttttcattaaaaaaaaaaatcttgagaGTCGGATTAAATATTTCAAGGGAGTTCTTTtttgtctctttctatatttggtgCTCTTAATTCCAACATTCTACACAACGTGTATAATACTACAAGATTCAAATAACATTTTGATACATTCATTAGACATTCTTAATTTAAGTGCATAAGATTCAAACgtctcttaattttttaaaactgtATATCTagtcaaattaattaaaatagaaCACTTAGATCGAAACAAGgggaatattttcttttttgcccTCAACG
It includes:
- the LOC132031425 gene encoding large ribosomal subunit protein eL20z-like, giving the protein MSEDSKKSHLRHHLDRFLPHHHHHHHHHGDDQPPPSQPPPEYGTFPQPVPPPGATGTPTPEHYAHGYQAVPGYIAPDPEGRPEREHRLPCCGIGLGWFMFIIGFLLAGIPWYLGAFVLLCAQIDPREKPGYIVCTIAAVLATFALIFGLSHT